In Bradysia coprophila strain Holo2 unplaced genomic scaffold, BU_Bcop_v1 contig_350, whole genome shotgun sequence, a genomic segment contains:
- the LOC119080465 gene encoding uncharacterized protein LOC119080465, whose protein sequence is MPCKIYLRHDQSILQRQRFSSEKVTIFAPSWVQSALNFLGERLNGTKFELFENGKSSNPLESFTITKDFNNQSLTILQRIARNESHNVSGVINTTLYPDIADRGILYSIRDIVRQCVIVGVDQCSFYGGYRCNRNSQPKQRVYVCDLAALQFQQAYNSGRLVLIQEGEQHSGVLDDLVYEKVVGEKKRSFSEVQQSWGEHDNESDKLKKRYIRHDGYGLPGRGSCFFDTKAYASFVKHDVILYGLALQKMVSVHHPKDKIHFKFLKYGTGFFAWKFAQILDELILPAVLDGLEELLGKPEMSAIKKIELPFYECRPCDAKRLENFQSKFAIEVIFSANDALKQSFSKEGLIVSTTNCGDSHAVCGNEMQFGSVDAAVAENLESKGNIFCPNINLSITEQYISF, encoded by the exons ATGccttgtaaaatttatttacgacATGACCAGTCCATTCTTCAACGACAACGTTTCTCCTCCGAGAAAGTCACTATTTTTGCACCTTCCTGGGTACAGAGTGCCTTGAATTTTCTGGGAGAACGATTGAATGGAACAAAATTCGAGttatttgaaaatggaaaatcgtcaAATCCTTTGGAGTCATTTACGATAACTAAAGATTTTAACAACCAAAGCTTGACCATATTACAAAGGATAGCGCGCAACGAGAGCCATAATGTGTCTGGGGTCATAAATACAACATTATATCCCGATATTGCTGACCGAGGAATACTTTACTCCATTCGTGACATAGTCAGACAATGTGTTATTGTGGGAGTGGATCAATGCTCTTTTTACGGAGGTTACAGATGCAATAGAAACTCGCAACCGAAGCAACGAGTCTATGTCTGTGATCTGGCTGCCTTACAATTTCAACAGGCATACAACTCCGGGCGACTTGTGTTGATTCAGGAAGGTGAGCAACATTCAGGTGTTTTGGATGATTTGGTGTATGAAAAAGTTGTCGGAGAAAAGAAGCGGTCATTTAGTGAGGTACAGCAGTCATGGGGTGAGCACGACAATGAGagtgataaattgaaaaaacgaTACATACGCCACGATGGATATGGATTGCCCGGACGAGGGTCGTGCTTCTTCGATACCAAAGCGTATGCCTCATTTGTGAAGCATGACGTTATCTTATATGGATTGGCTCTGCAAAAAATGGTGAGCGTTCATCATCCCAAAGACAAGATTCACTTCAAATTTCTCAAGTATGGCACTGGGTTCTTTGCgtggaaatttgcacaaaTTTTGGATGAACTAATACTGCCTGCAGTGCTGGACGGACTCGAAGAATTACTAGGGAAGCCAGAAATGTCAGCgattaagaaaattgagttGCCTTTTTATGAATGCAGGCCGTGTGATGCTAAGCGTCTGgaaaatttccaatcaaaGTTTGCGATCGAAGTCATCTTCAGTGCGAATGATGCCTTGAAGCAATCTTTCAGCAAAGAAGGATTGATTGTCTCAACCACTAATTGTGGAGACAGTCATGCCGTTTGTG GCAACGAAATGCAATTTGGTAGTGTGGATGCTGCCGTTGCGGAGAATTTGGAAAgcaaaggaaatattttctgcccCAACATAAACTTGTCGATTACTGAACAATATATTAGTTTTTAG
- the LOC119080405 gene encoding uncharacterized protein LOC119080405 translates to MSSAPTTDGGSRPMKCKNKNKSKFTCIPIGLTQGQFNLNAFKIVEQYKWFQMRSACLMAFCHLYIQDPLKWTSQTINKILINGAKVVKENFEHANDNGPLDCILNVENYVAKIRIEEPIILDTSPSLIDTVQSFFNNHQHGLFRCLNLCYLIWKTNEIYFIFDGQGSGSAVDDKYGFASLVCTESTRDVSKLLRTLSSIKSGDCYSVSAIKMKHFREGVGNYTKPRIQYVGMNPYKIVNDCFAILSGKFHVEYNGFQSLKMRQSITVNLMALIFHAIQPVNSWNSQLIDKIILLGTKLFHECKKSPQGEVTIHHLPHTYRILDYKFKIDYKPYDHSGQRSYSLDEMEKNLLIYLKRAFPATAKNASVFIQTNSMTFAVWESNNYFYLFDAYARNPVGQIADDQFGMACIQMHSSFESLCNVLATNLHAIAANDGFVLHGINVTLTTNDGKPVADTDLELISEFLDDLFWTEMNSIQESSARSDEICNLDESSDDDIFMETVLGEKRTASSIQSSSSRSTTSFASESETVDSRTDDSSSRTSDSNSQSNDDSDSQGSKTKKSRSKSPKKLRENDSDSQASQAKIGRSKSPKNRKEDDSDSQGNLAKKDRSKSPKKRKENGSDSQGSQAKKDPESPKNLKENNEQTMDVDVKEKSKKKRNKEKRSKKLKNEADNGDDGHIQKEGGKKGKKNGKGEDKDDKDTSKQSLVVVESSSGTETSISKLLNTSFKISDRVLLATEWGDFFVAFENNSYFLVDGCVCDYNALIRINFTQMDSFKKIDSIDGIVSEIMQSKNVTIRSEAGDVKDIARSTEIIEVQPPFSSDVDAPMWELIEGMIELMKTTAKFDKIKNELA, encoded by the exons aTGAGCTCG gCACCAACCACCGACGGCGGAAGTCGTCCTatgaaatgcaaaaataaGAACAAATCTAAATTCACTTGTATTCCGATTGGTCTGACGCAAGggcaattcaatttgaatgcaTTTAAAATTGTCGAACA ATACAAATGGTTTCAAATGCGTTCGGCATGTTTGATGGCGTTCTGTCACCTGTATATACAGGATCCGTTGAAATGGACGTCACAGACAATTAACAAGATCCTGATCAACGGAGCAAAGGtggttaaagaaaattttgaacatGCCAACGACAATGGACCGTTGGACTGTATACTGAATGTTGAAAATTACGTTGCAAAAATTCGGATCGAAGAACCGATAATTCTGGACACGAGTCCATCTCTAATCGATACTGTGCAGTCGTTTTTCAATAACCATCAGCATGGACTGTTCAGATGCTTGAATTTGTGTTATTTGATTTggaaaacgaatgaaatcTATTTCATATTTGACGGTCAAGGCAGTGGCAGTGCTGTAGATGATAAATACGGTTTTGCATCGTTAGTTTGCACGGAATCGACACGAGACGTTAGTAAATTGCTAAGGACTCTGAGTTCCATAAAGTCGGGCGATTGTTACTCAGTTTCGgctataaaaatgaaacatttccgAGAAGGAGTTGGTAACTACACTAAGCCACGTATACAGTACGTGGGTATGAatccatacaaaattgtaaacgACTGTTTTGCAATTCTATCTGGGAAGTTCCATGTCGAATATAACGGATTTCAATCGTTAAAAATGCGACAATCGATAACAGTCAATTTAATGGCACTGATTTTTCATGCAATTCAACCGGTCAATTCGTGGAACAGTCAACTTATCGACAAAATCATCTTACTTGGAACAAAGTTGTTTCATGAATGCAAGAAATCGCCACAGGGTGAAGTGACCATACACCATTTACCTCATACCTATCGTATTCTTGACTACAAATTCAAGATCGATTACAAACCGTACGATCATTCCGGACAAAGAAGCTATTCGCTGgatgaaatggaaaaaaaccTGTTAATATATCTGAAACGGGCTTTCCCAGCGACTGCTAAAAATGCATCAGTTTTCATTCAGACGAACTCAATGACTTTCGCTGTTTGGGAGTCGAACAATTACTTCTATCTATTTGACGCTTATGCACGGAATCCAGTGGGACAAATAGCTGACGACCAATTCGGTATGGCGTGCATTCAAATGCACAGCAGCTTTGAGTCACTTTGCAATGTTTTGGCAACGAATCTCCATGCCATCGCGGCAAATGATGGATTCGTGTTACACGGAATAAATGTTACTCTGACGACAAATGATGGGAAACCGGTCGCCGATACCGATTTGGAGTTGATAAGCGAATTTCTGGACGATTTATTTTGGACAGAAATGAATAGCATTCAGGAATCGTCTGCGAGAAGCgacgaaatttgtaatttgGATGAATCATCAGACGACGATATATTCATGGAAACTGTACTTGGCGAAAAACGAACAGCATCAAGCATTCAATCTTCATCTTCGAGAT CAACCACATCGTTCGCATCTGAGTCAGAAACTGTAGACAGTAGAACTGATGATTCATCTTCAAGAACAAGCGATTCCAATTCGCAGTCGAATGACGACTCAGACTCGCAGGGCAGCAAGACAAAGAAAAGTCGATCCAAATCACCAAAAAAACTTAGAGAAAACGACTCGGATTCTCAGGCTAGTCAGGCTAAAATAGGTCGATCCAAATCGccaaaaaatcgaaaagaagATGACTCAGACTCTCAGGGTAATCTGGCTAAGAAAGATCGATctaaatcgccaaaaaaacgaaaagaaaacggCTCAGACTCTCAGGGTAGTCAGGCAAAGAAAGATCCCGAATCGCCAAAAAAtctgaaagaaaataacgaaCAGACGATGGATGTAGATGTTaaagaaaaaagcaaaaagaaaagaaacaaaGAGAAGCGAAGTAAAAAACTGAAGAATGAAGCTGATAATGGAGACGATGGACACATACAGAAAGAAGGAGGCAAAAAGGGAAAAAAGAATGGTAAAGGTGAAGACAAGGATGACAAAGATACATCGAAACAATCCCTAGTGGTAGTCGAGTCGTCTAGTGGAACCGAGACCAGTATCAGCAAACTACTTAACACTTCGTTCAAAATCTCTGATCGTGTTTTACTTGCCACAGAATGGGGAGACTTTTTTGTCGCTTTTGAGAACAACAGCTACTTTCTAGTGGACGGATGCGTATGTGACTACAACGCTTTGATTCGAATTAATTTCACCCAAATGGATAGTTTCAAAAAGATTGACAGCATTGACGGTATTGTAAGCGAGATAATGCAATCGAAGAATGTGACAATTAGATCAGAAGCTGGAGATGTAAAGGACATCGCTCGGTCGACCGAAATTATTGAAGTGCAACCGCCCTTTTCCAGTGACGTGGATGCTCCGATGTGGGAACTCATTGAAGGAATGATTGAACTCATGAAAACTACTGctaaattcgataaaattaaaaatgaattggcTTGA